The following are encoded in a window of Ruficoccus amylovorans genomic DNA:
- a CDS encoding PqiC family protein codes for MRKLILAPLLFACLLALSGCSIGESSSPSRFYVLTPLPEGTQPVSFEGEAPSVGLTRVQIPATLDRPQMVVFTAPNEVNYNEFNRWSEPLSQGIGETVRRNLLVLMGPGKVSAFPWMQTFPRDYNVQIIVQEFGPYTYLNEVILRAVYRIEEVGKGKRDTVFVAEVVYNQPIAGETQNFDDIVDALSKTVARLSQDIAAEIQKLEQQQDETEGENKSADAPKTETTEAGKGMLQPHFRGLDKE; via the coding sequence ATGCGTAAACTCATCCTTGCACCGCTGCTCTTTGCCTGCCTGCTCGCCCTGTCCGGCTGCTCCATCGGCGAGTCTTCCTCGCCTTCGCGCTTCTACGTGCTGACCCCCCTGCCCGAGGGGACCCAGCCGGTTTCCTTCGAGGGCGAGGCACCTTCGGTTGGCCTGACTCGCGTGCAGATTCCGGCCACGCTGGACCGTCCGCAGATGGTTGTCTTTACGGCCCCCAACGAGGTCAACTACAACGAATTCAACCGCTGGAGCGAGCCGCTCTCGCAAGGCATCGGCGAGACCGTCCGCCGCAATCTGCTTGTGCTCATGGGGCCGGGCAAGGTGTCCGCGTTCCCGTGGATGCAGACCTTTCCGCGTGACTACAACGTGCAGATTATCGTGCAGGAGTTCGGTCCCTACACCTATCTGAACGAAGTCATCCTCCGCGCCGTGTACCGGATCGAGGAAGTGGGCAAGGGCAAGCGTGACACGGTATTTGTGGCGGAAGTCGTCTATAACCAGCCCATCGCCGGGGAGACGCAGAACTTCGATGATATCGTCGATGCCCTCAGCAAGACCGTGGCCCGTCTGAGCCAGGACATTGCCGCCGAAATCCAGAAGCTCGAACAGCAGCAGGACGAGACCGAAGGCGAAAACAAGTCCGCCGACGCGCCCAAGACCGAGACGACCGAAGCAGGCAAGGGCATGCTTCAGCCGCACTTCCGTGGTCTGGATAAGGAGTAG
- a CDS encoding MlaE family ABC transporter permease — protein MPEQDAPPELDFRRDGSDCLTIVLRGTWKMQQQLPDSDRVQQELAPGLSRLAFDAQGVSGWDSGLMTFLLRCWDLAGANKIQIDSEGLPKGVNGLMKLATAVPEKEGTGRGVTTRSLFYRVGSQSIALAEEAQEIFTFLGEAVIAFFRFFTGRARFRWSDLWVVVQQTGAEALPIVALISFLVGLILAYVGAVQLAQFGATIYVADLVGLAMVREMGAIMTAIVMCGRTGAAFAAQLGTMKVSEEIDALQTLGISPMEFLVLPRMLALCCMLPLLVLFSDFIGILGGLVVSITTLDISFQQFVNRTIAAIDLANFSSGLIKSVFFGVLVASTGCLRGMQCGDSSAAVGVAATSAVVTGITCIIVADAVFAVIFNILGI, from the coding sequence ATGCCGGAACAGGACGCACCTCCCGAACTGGACTTTCGTCGTGATGGCTCCGACTGCCTGACGATTGTTCTACGCGGTACCTGGAAGATGCAGCAGCAACTTCCGGACTCCGACCGTGTGCAGCAGGAGCTGGCCCCGGGACTGTCCCGGCTGGCCTTTGACGCTCAGGGCGTAAGCGGTTGGGACAGCGGCCTGATGACCTTTCTGCTGCGCTGCTGGGACCTGGCGGGTGCGAACAAAATCCAGATCGACTCCGAGGGGCTGCCCAAAGGCGTCAATGGCCTGATGAAGCTCGCCACCGCCGTCCCCGAGAAGGAAGGCACCGGACGCGGGGTAACCACGCGCTCGCTTTTTTACCGGGTCGGCTCACAGAGCATCGCGCTGGCCGAGGAGGCGCAGGAGATTTTTACGTTTCTGGGCGAGGCGGTTATTGCCTTCTTTCGCTTTTTTACCGGAAGGGCGCGCTTTCGCTGGAGCGACCTGTGGGTTGTGGTCCAGCAGACCGGGGCCGAGGCCCTGCCCATTGTCGCGCTGATCAGCTTTCTCGTCGGCCTGATCCTGGCCTATGTCGGGGCGGTGCAGTTGGCGCAGTTCGGGGCGACCATCTACGTGGCCGACCTGGTCGGCCTGGCCATGGTCCGCGAAATGGGCGCGATCATGACGGCTATTGTCATGTGCGGGCGGACGGGGGCGGCCTTTGCTGCTCAGTTGGGGACGATGAAGGTCTCTGAGGAGATTGACGCGCTCCAGACCCTCGGCATCTCGCCGATGGAGTTCCTGGTCCTGCCGCGCATGCTCGCCCTGTGCTGCATGCTCCCGCTGCTGGTACTCTTTTCCGACTTTATCGGCATCCTCGGGGGGCTGGTGGTCAGCATCACCACGCTCGATATTTCCTTCCAGCAGTTTGTGAACCGGACTATCGCGGCCATCGACCTGGCCAATTTCTCCAGCGGTCTGATCAAGTCCGTCTTCTTCGGCGTGCTGGTGGCCTCGACCGGATGCCTGCGCGGCATGCAGTGCGGGGACAGTTCCGCCGCGGTCGGGGTGGCCGCCACTTCCGCCGTGGTCACGGGTATCACCTGCATCATCGTGGCGGACGCGGTTTTTGCCGTGATCTTTAACATTCTCGGGATATGA
- a CDS encoding MlaD family protein, with translation MSKKANPAAIGVFVVGAVILAVVSLVIFGSGTLFRKTETFLLYFQDSINGLEVGAPVKFKGVRIGQVTDIRIRFNQDDESPHVPVFIQIDIDRLQNSLGVDVDLSNDKIFEEQVDILGLRGKLQQASFVTGMLFIELDYDPNAGPAYFVQLKNEDDDYDYKEIPTVSSGLTEVIKKVTGMVDKISKIDFQSIGEKANDILTRLDDGMAEIQFKEINDKAVALLDNLDSISGDPEFKKLPGNLNATLDDGRKFIATLDKSMDGVISDLKITLNGARSTLGQIDVVADNLNNMLEPESPLRYQLESSLSELSDALRSIRVLADYLERNPSALLIGKQNNSSSDK, from the coding sequence ATGAGCAAAAAAGCCAATCCAGCCGCCATTGGGGTTTTCGTGGTGGGGGCCGTCATCCTGGCAGTCGTCTCTCTGGTCATTTTCGGCTCCGGCACGCTCTTTCGCAAGACCGAGACCTTTCTGCTGTACTTTCAGGACTCGATCAACGGGCTGGAGGTCGGCGCTCCGGTCAAGTTCAAGGGCGTTCGTATCGGCCAAGTGACGGACATCCGCATTCGCTTCAACCAGGACGACGAGTCGCCGCATGTGCCGGTCTTTATCCAAATTGACATCGACCGGCTCCAGAACTCGCTCGGCGTGGACGTTGACCTGAGCAACGACAAGATCTTCGAAGAACAGGTCGATATCCTCGGGTTGCGGGGTAAGCTGCAGCAGGCGAGCTTTGTCACCGGGATGCTTTTCATCGAGCTTGACTATGATCCCAACGCTGGCCCGGCCTACTTCGTTCAATTGAAGAACGAAGACGACGACTATGATTACAAGGAAATCCCCACCGTCTCCTCCGGCCTGACCGAAGTTATCAAGAAAGTCACCGGTATGGTGGACAAGATCAGCAAGATCGACTTCCAGTCCATCGGGGAAAAGGCCAACGACATCCTGACCCGGCTTGACGACGGGATGGCCGAAATCCAGTTCAAGGAAATCAACGACAAGGCCGTCGCCCTGCTCGACAATCTCGACAGCATCAGCGGCGATCCCGAGTTCAAGAAGCTCCCCGGTAACCTCAATGCTACTCTTGATGACGGACGCAAGTTCATCGCCACCCTCGACAAGAGCATGGACGGTGTGATTTCCGACCTGAAAATCACACTCAACGGTGCCCGCAGCACGCTTGGGCAGATCGATGTGGTGGCCGACAACCTGAATAACATGCTCGAACCGGAATCCCCGTTGCGCTACCAGCTCGAAAGCTCGCTGAGCGAACTGTCTGATGCGCTGCGCTCGATCCGTGTGCTGGCCGACTACTTGGAGCGTAATCCGAGTGCGCTGCTCATCGGTAAGCAGAATAATTCATCTTCAGACAAGTAA
- the recD2 gene encoding SF1B family DNA helicase RecD2, which produces MPDPNDSPDTLTGTLERIVFANEENHYTIGEFRPNGQRQCVTIAGNLPGVQCGETLELRGEWQRHPVHGPQFKIKGFTSKLPSTVHGIRKYLGSGMIPNIGPKFAEKIVEHFGVETLKVISEESGRLREVPGVGKQRAKDIKLAWESQQAQREIMLFLHTYGVSTALCTRIYRKFGNEARTILERDPYRVARDIQGIGFKTADQIARNLGLQNDNPRRLEAGLIFALEEAESEGHTAFATPDLIEHATRLLDVDPHLLNTPLKSLVEQGALIPSGAAATDPAELYSPQTILQLPASHRAEVVVAHALRDLLDTPSCLPPILIDKAVEWAQERAGFEFAPEQAAAISAALAHKVSILTGGPGTGKTTILKALTEILRAKKVRLLMAAPTGRAAQRMGETTGAQAQTIHRLLQFDPAAGGFSINADNPLPCDFVVVDEASMLDSKLAACLFRAIPSRAHLLLVGDADQLPSVGAGNVLGDLIGLAEKSGGLPHVPSVTRLSQIFRQQARSRIVLTAHAILHGEASPPGPAEDPAHVDPSEDLHFIAAPEPERCAEAVVSLCRDCIPRWYPHLDPVMDVQVLPPMHKGAGGTLNLNAVLQSALNPGQPGVTLGPVRFHRGDKVIQQRNNYDKNLFNGDLGRISHINAEAGTIAVRFDNEIHDFTRTEMTDLSLAYAISIHKSQGSEFPIVIIPLLKQHFVMLQRNLLYTAITRGRKKVFLVGDPAAYSMAVRNRESARRLTALRDKMEQR; this is translated from the coding sequence TTGCCCGACCCCAACGACAGTCCCGACACCCTGACCGGCACGCTGGAGCGGATCGTCTTCGCCAACGAGGAGAACCACTACACGATCGGCGAATTCCGCCCCAACGGCCAGCGCCAGTGCGTGACCATCGCCGGGAACCTGCCCGGCGTCCAGTGTGGTGAGACCCTCGAACTGCGCGGCGAATGGCAACGCCACCCCGTCCACGGCCCGCAGTTCAAGATCAAGGGCTTCACCAGCAAGCTGCCCTCCACCGTCCACGGGATCAGAAAATACCTCGGCTCCGGCATGATTCCCAATATCGGGCCGAAGTTCGCCGAAAAGATCGTCGAGCACTTCGGGGTTGAGACCCTGAAAGTCATTTCCGAGGAGTCGGGCCGCCTGCGCGAAGTCCCCGGCGTGGGCAAACAGCGGGCCAAGGACATCAAGCTGGCTTGGGAATCCCAGCAGGCCCAGCGCGAAATCATGCTCTTTTTGCACACCTACGGGGTCAGCACCGCCCTGTGCACACGTATTTACCGCAAGTTCGGCAACGAGGCCCGCACCATTCTTGAGCGCGACCCCTACCGCGTCGCCCGCGACATCCAGGGCATCGGCTTCAAAACCGCCGACCAGATTGCCCGCAACCTCGGGCTCCAGAACGACAACCCGCGCCGCCTGGAGGCGGGGCTGATCTTCGCGCTGGAGGAGGCCGAGAGCGAGGGGCACACCGCCTTTGCCACCCCGGACCTGATCGAGCACGCCACCCGTCTGCTCGACGTGGACCCGCACCTGCTCAACACCCCGCTCAAGAGCCTCGTCGAACAGGGCGCGCTCATCCCCTCCGGCGCGGCGGCGACGGATCCGGCCGAGCTTTACTCCCCGCAAACGATCCTCCAGCTTCCGGCCTCTCACCGGGCCGAAGTCGTCGTCGCCCACGCCCTGCGTGACCTGCTCGACACCCCTTCCTGCCTGCCCCCCATCCTCATCGACAAAGCCGTCGAATGGGCGCAGGAGCGGGCCGGGTTTGAATTCGCGCCCGAGCAGGCCGCCGCCATTTCCGCCGCCCTCGCCCACAAGGTTTCCATCCTCACCGGCGGCCCCGGCACCGGCAAGACCACTATTCTCAAGGCCCTGACCGAAATCCTCCGGGCCAAAAAAGTCCGGCTCCTCATGGCCGCCCCCACCGGGCGGGCCGCCCAGCGGATGGGTGAGACCACCGGCGCGCAGGCCCAGACCATTCACCGGCTGCTCCAGTTCGACCCGGCGGCGGGCGGCTTCAGCATCAACGCCGACAACCCCCTGCCCTGCGACTTCGTGGTGGTGGACGAGGCTTCCATGCTCGACAGCAAGCTGGCCGCCTGCCTCTTCCGGGCCATCCCCTCGCGGGCTCACCTCCTGCTCGTGGGCGACGCCGACCAGCTCCCCAGCGTCGGCGCGGGCAACGTCCTGGGCGACCTCATCGGCCTGGCCGAAAAAAGCGGCGGCCTGCCCCATGTGCCGTCCGTCACGCGACTCTCGCAGATTTTCCGCCAGCAGGCCCGCAGCCGGATTGTCCTGACCGCGCACGCCATCCTCCACGGCGAGGCCTCGCCGCCCGGCCCGGCGGAAGACCCCGCCCACGTCGATCCCTCGGAGGATTTGCACTTTATCGCCGCGCCCGAGCCCGAACGCTGCGCCGAGGCCGTGGTCAGCCTCTGCCGCGACTGCATCCCGCGCTGGTATCCGCACCTGGACCCGGTCATGGACGTGCAGGTGCTCCCGCCCATGCACAAGGGAGCGGGCGGCACGCTCAATCTCAACGCCGTGCTCCAGTCCGCGCTCAACCCCGGCCAACCGGGCGTGACGCTCGGCCCGGTCCGCTTCCACCGGGGCGACAAGGTCATCCAGCAGCGCAACAACTACGACAAGAACCTCTTCAACGGCGACCTCGGGCGCATCAGCCATATCAACGCCGAGGCCGGAACCATCGCCGTGCGCTTTGACAACGAGATCCACGACTTTACCCGCACGGAGATGACGGACCTCTCCCTGGCCTACGCCATCAGCATCCACAAGAGCCAGGGCAGCGAATTCCCCATCGTCATCATCCCGCTGCTCAAGCAGCACTTCGTCATGCTCCAGCGCAACCTCCTTTACACCGCCATCACCCGCGGGCGCAAAAAGGTCTTCCTCGTCGGAGACCCGGCGGCCTACTCCATGGCCGTGCGCAACCGCGAAAGCGCTCGCCGCCTCACCGCCCTGCGCGACAAGATGGAGCAACGCTGA
- a CDS encoding zinc-dependent alcohol dehydrogenase — MQFTRDDIDRIVREVVTQSRPATTAGTQAAASERTSAPAKTRGTVPAYARAAVLTGPKQVEIREFPLRAIGPDEILVKVEACGVCGTDVHCYNSDPFGLAPVVLGHEGTGVVIEVGKNIKMDSVGKPIVPGDRIVTSLMETSEACMIAKYNPLKANLCDDMRIYGLLPDEPDNHFNGYFGEYLIIRPGSSVFVVNDMSLELRTLIEPAAVGCHALERAKSCGATLNFRTRVIVQGCGPIGLMMLAVLRTYGINTLIAIDGNPGRLELARKMGADETLNYRDFAGIDELADAVNGMTKGVGAHFGFQVTGVPAAFSNLFKCIRRGGGICEVGHFVDGGECKINPHLDICRKEITVTGSWAYNSFEYPNAYHFLQRAERIGLPMSSLITHRFPLDQIEEAFATNIRQEGVKIMVEAGS, encoded by the coding sequence ATGCAGTTCACCCGAGATGACATCGACCGCATCGTCCGCGAGGTCGTAACCCAATCCCGCCCGGCCACCACTGCCGGAACACAAGCTGCGGCCAGTGAGCGAACTTCCGCTCCAGCCAAGACACGGGGCACCGTCCCGGCTTACGCGCGGGCCGCTGTCCTCACCGGACCCAAGCAGGTCGAGATACGCGAGTTCCCGCTCCGCGCCATCGGGCCAGACGAAATTCTGGTCAAGGTCGAAGCCTGCGGCGTCTGCGGCACCGACGTGCACTGCTACAACTCCGACCCTTTCGGCCTCGCCCCGGTCGTGCTCGGGCACGAGGGCACCGGCGTGGTGATAGAAGTCGGCAAAAACATCAAAATGGACAGCGTGGGCAAACCCATTGTGCCCGGTGACCGGATCGTTACCAGCCTGATGGAGACCTCCGAGGCCTGCATGATCGCCAAGTACAACCCGCTCAAGGCGAACTTGTGCGACGACATGCGCATCTACGGGCTGCTACCCGACGAGCCCGACAACCATTTCAACGGCTACTTCGGCGAGTACCTCATCATCCGCCCCGGCTCCTCCGTCTTTGTCGTCAACGACATGAGCCTGGAGCTGCGCACCCTGATCGAGCCCGCCGCCGTCGGCTGCCACGCCCTGGAACGCGCCAAGAGCTGCGGGGCCACCCTGAATTTCCGCACACGGGTCATCGTGCAGGGCTGCGGCCCCATCGGGTTGATGATGCTCGCGGTTCTGCGCACCTATGGGATCAACACGCTCATCGCCATCGACGGCAACCCCGGACGCCTCGAACTGGCCCGCAAGATGGGCGCGGACGAAACGCTCAACTACCGCGACTTCGCCGGGATCGACGAGCTGGCCGATGCCGTCAACGGCATGACCAAGGGCGTAGGCGCGCACTTCGGCTTCCAGGTGACGGGCGTGCCCGCGGCTTTTTCCAACCTCTTCAAGTGCATCCGCCGGGGAGGCGGCATTTGCGAGGTCGGGCACTTTGTGGACGGTGGCGAGTGCAAGATCAACCCGCATCTCGACATCTGCCGCAAGGAAATCACCGTGACCGGCAGTTGGGCTTACAACAGCTTCGAGTACCCGAACGCCTACCACTTCCTCCAGCGCGCCGAGCGCATCGGCCTGCCCATGAGTTCACTCATCACGCACCGGTTCCCGCTCGACCAGATCGAGGAAGCCTTTGCCACCAACATCCGCCAGGAAGGCGTCAAGATCATGGTCGAAGCCGGGTCTTGA
- the thiC gene encoding phosphomethylpyrimidine synthase ThiC has product MSDTPTTGQLFPKSTRVTIPGSREDIRVPMREIALSPTRLPDGTLEENAPIRVYDTSGPWGDPEFHGDVTKGLPEIRAAWIDERGDTEAYTGRDVRPEDDGYLSAVHAEKARHRDGKNQLFAFNREGRQPRRAKPGVKSVSQLHYARQGIITPEMEYVAIRENLKRHQIREEALSSAEAAGLPSNDIRKQHPGLSFGASVPEEITPEFVRDEVARGRAIIPANINHTELEPMIIGRNFLVKINTNIGNSAVSSSIDEEVEKMRWSVKWGGDTLMDLSTGKNIHQTREWILRNCPVPVGTVPIYQALEKVNGKAEELTWELYRDTLIEQAEQGVDYFTIHAGVLLRYIPQTARRMTGIVSRGGSIMAKWCLSHHKENFLYTHWDEICEICAAYDISFSIGDGLRPGSIADANDAAQFGELKTQGELTTRAWEHGVQVMNEGPGHVPMHMIKENMEKQLEWCHEAPFYTLGPLTTDIAPGYDHITSGIGAAMIGWYGTAMLCYVTPKEHLGLPDRNDVREGVITYKIAAHAADLAKGHPAAQVRDNALSKARFEFRWEDQFNLSLDPEKARSFHDETLPAEGAKTAHFCSMCGPNFCSMKITQDVREYAEKKGITEEQALEEGMQEKADEFKQKGAEVYS; this is encoded by the coding sequence ATGAGCGACACACCCACCACCGGCCAACTCTTCCCCAAATCCACCCGCGTGACCATCCCCGGCAGCCGCGAAGACATCCGCGTGCCCATGCGCGAGATCGCGCTCTCGCCCACCCGCCTGCCCGACGGCACGCTGGAGGAAAACGCTCCCATCCGCGTTTACGACACCTCCGGCCCCTGGGGCGATCCCGAGTTTCACGGCGACGTAACCAAGGGCCTGCCGGAAATCCGCGCCGCCTGGATTGACGAGCGCGGTGACACCGAAGCCTACACCGGACGCGACGTGCGCCCCGAGGACGACGGCTACCTCTCCGCCGTCCACGCCGAAAAGGCCCGCCACCGTGACGGCAAGAACCAGCTTTTCGCCTTCAACCGTGAGGGACGCCAGCCGCGACGCGCCAAGCCCGGCGTCAAGTCCGTCAGCCAACTGCACTACGCGCGCCAGGGCATCATCACCCCGGAAATGGAGTACGTCGCCATCCGCGAGAACCTCAAACGCCACCAGATTCGCGAGGAGGCGCTCTCCTCCGCCGAGGCCGCCGGCCTGCCCTCCAACGACATCCGCAAGCAGCACCCCGGCCTGTCCTTCGGCGCATCCGTCCCCGAGGAGATCACGCCCGAGTTCGTCCGCGACGAGGTGGCCCGGGGCCGCGCCATCATCCCGGCCAACATCAACCACACCGAACTGGAGCCGATGATTATCGGCCGCAACTTCCTCGTCAAAATCAACACCAACATCGGCAACAGCGCCGTCAGCTCCTCCATCGACGAGGAAGTCGAAAAGATGCGCTGGAGCGTCAAGTGGGGCGGCGACACGCTGATGGACCTTTCCACCGGCAAAAACATTCACCAGACCCGCGAGTGGATCCTGCGCAACTGCCCCGTGCCCGTGGGCACCGTCCCGATCTACCAGGCGCTGGAAAAGGTCAACGGCAAGGCCGAAGAGCTGACCTGGGAGCTTTACCGCGACACCCTGATCGAGCAGGCCGAGCAGGGCGTGGACTACTTCACCATCCACGCCGGGGTGCTCCTGCGCTACATCCCGCAGACCGCCCGGCGCATGACCGGCATCGTCAGCCGCGGCGGCTCCATCATGGCCAAGTGGTGCCTCTCCCACCACAAGGAAAACTTCCTCTACACCCACTGGGACGAGATTTGCGAAATCTGCGCCGCCTATGACATTTCCTTCTCCATCGGCGACGGCTTGCGCCCCGGCTCCATCGCCGACGCCAATGATGCCGCCCAGTTCGGTGAGTTGAAAACGCAGGGCGAGCTGACCACCCGCGCCTGGGAGCACGGCGTGCAGGTCATGAACGAAGGCCCCGGTCACGTGCCCATGCACATGATCAAGGAGAACATGGAAAAACAGCTTGAGTGGTGCCACGAGGCCCCCTTCTACACGCTCGGGCCGTTGACGACCGACATCGCCCCCGGCTACGACCACATCACCAGCGGTATCGGCGCAGCCATGATCGGCTGGTACGGCACAGCCATGCTCTGCTACGTCACCCCGAAGGAGCACCTCGGACTGCCCGACCGCAACGACGTGCGCGAAGGCGTCATCACCTACAAAATCGCCGCTCACGCCGCCGACCTCGCCAAGGGCCACCCCGCGGCCCAGGTCCGCGACAACGCTCTGTCCAAGGCCCGCTTCGAGTTCCGCTGGGAGGACCAGTTCAACCTCTCACTCGACCCGGAAAAAGCCCGTTCCTTCCACGACGAGACCCTCCCCGCCGAGGGGGCCAAGACCGCGCACTTCTGCTCCATGTGCGGGCCGAACTTCTGCTCCATGAAGATCACCCAGGACGTGCGTGAGTACGCCGAGAAAAAGGGCATCACCGAGGAGCAGGCCCTCGAAGAAGGCATGCAGGAAAAGGCCGACGAGTTTAAGCAAAAGGGCGCGGAAGTTTATTCGTAA
- a CDS encoding ABC transporter ATP-binding protein, with translation MSQEPPKIKVEHLTMAYGSFVVMNDLNFEIKKGEIFVIMGGSGCGKSTLLKHLIGLKDPAKGEIYYDGENFNHAEPEQKLLMLQKFGVLYQGGALWSSMTLAENVALPLGEFTSLSQKEIRDIATLKLSLVGLRGFEDFYPSEISGGMRKRAGLARAMALDPDVLFFDEPSAGLDPISSRRLDDLILELRDSLGATVVVVTHELASIFAIADKAIFLDAATRTQGAIGNPHDLRDQTENMAVRTFLRRGEEEIPEVV, from the coding sequence ATGAGCCAGGAGCCGCCAAAGATCAAAGTCGAGCACCTGACCATGGCCTACGGTTCGTTCGTGGTCATGAACGACCTGAATTTCGAGATCAAAAAGGGGGAGATCTTCGTCATCATGGGCGGGTCGGGCTGCGGCAAGAGCACCCTGCTCAAGCACCTGATCGGGCTGAAAGACCCGGCGAAAGGCGAAATCTACTACGACGGGGAGAACTTCAATCACGCCGAGCCGGAGCAAAAGCTCCTTATGCTGCAAAAGTTCGGCGTGCTCTATCAGGGCGGAGCACTGTGGAGTTCGATGACGCTGGCCGAGAACGTCGCGCTGCCGCTGGGCGAGTTCACCTCGCTCTCGCAGAAGGAAATCCGCGACATCGCCACCCTGAAGCTTTCGCTGGTCGGACTGCGCGGGTTCGAGGACTTTTACCCGTCAGAGATCAGCGGCGGGATGCGCAAGCGCGCCGGCCTGGCCCGCGCGATGGCGCTCGACCCCGACGTGCTCTTTTTCGACGAGCCCTCCGCCGGACTGGACCCGATCAGCTCGCGCCGTCTGGACGACCTGATCCTGGAGCTGCGCGACAGCCTGGGGGCGACGGTCGTGGTGGTCACGCATGAGTTGGCCAGTATTTTCGCGATTGCCGACAAGGCGATCTTTCTCGACGCCGCCACGCGCACCCAGGGCGCGATCGGCAACCCGCACGACTTGCGGGACCAGACCGAGAACATGGCTGTGCGCACTTTTCTGCGCCGGGGCGAGGAGGAGATCCCCGAGGTCGTCTGA
- a CDS encoding HAD family hydrolase, with the protein MGQDTQTILFDLDGTLIDHFMTIYRCYRYAQDVLGLEPASYETVRATVGGSVPITMERLVGKENAERAVKLFRSHYAEIWKEDLVALPGSLELLKALHERGFKQAIFTNKEGNNARLVADYLGYTPYLEKVFGTGDTPWRKPQPEFTRHVMETMQADPATTLMIGDSPWDIASAATAGLRCLVVATGSHSIKQLSANDPAPLGAYADLAELGLEFFGVEIEACPA; encoded by the coding sequence ATGGGGCAGGATACACAGACCATTCTCTTCGATCTGGACGGAACCCTGATCGATCATTTCATGACCATCTACCGATGCTACCGGTACGCACAGGACGTGCTCGGGCTCGAACCGGCGTCCTACGAGACGGTCCGGGCAACCGTCGGCGGCTCCGTGCCGATCACAATGGAACGGCTCGTGGGCAAGGAAAACGCCGAGCGGGCGGTCAAGCTCTTCCGTTCGCACTACGCCGAAATCTGGAAGGAGGATCTGGTCGCCCTCCCCGGCTCCCTCGAACTGCTCAAAGCCCTCCACGAACGCGGTTTCAAGCAGGCGATCTTTACCAACAAGGAGGGCAACAACGCCCGCCTCGTCGCCGATTACCTCGGCTACACCCCTTACCTGGAGAAAGTCTTCGGCACCGGCGACACCCCCTGGCGCAAGCCGCAGCCGGAGTTCACCCGGCATGTCATGGAGACGATGCAGGCCGACCCGGCCACCACTCTCATGATCGGCGACTCCCCCTGGGATATTGCTTCCGCCGCCACCGCCGGGCTGCGCTGCCTCGTCGTGGCCACCGGCAGCCACTCCATCAAGCAACTCTCCGCCAACGACCCCGCCCCCCTCGGCGCCTACGCCGACCTGGCCGAACTGGGCCTCGAATTCTTCGGGGTCGAGATCGAAGCCTGCCCGGCCTGA